The Poecile atricapillus isolate bPoeAtr1 chromosome 35, bPoeAtr1.hap1, whole genome shotgun sequence genomic interval GGAGTTTTCCCTTGGTGGCACCACAGAATTCTTCTGAAGAAGGTCCTGGGTACCACATCTATTCTGTTCTGGATATTTTGTCTATCCCAACACCTGTAGCTGCCACTTTTGTTGCCATTTCATTtatctgggggggggggggggggggggggagggggggtggaATCCTCCTGGACAGGAACAACCTGTCCTAGACACAGAACCACAAATAAAGAGATGATTTATTTTACACAAATCCTGTCTTTGACCCTTCTGCATTCCCACACGCCTCTCACTTGATATCCCTCCCTCTTCTTGTTCTAGAAACTCCCTATTTAGAGCAAAATGAGTTGACAGCTCTTAGTGCTACAACTGGGGGATCAGTTTTGGATTGAGGTGTCCCTGTGTAGGGcggagctgttgctgctgtcccTCACCCCGTGCCCTTGGTGCTGACAGAACGAGCATGGCGTTATTTGGAGATTGTGTTCCTGTCAAGTCTCATGTTTTCCTTGGAGATAAGGGCAGAACTGCAGCAGGTGCTTTTTATTGCCTTCAATTTTGTTGCCCTGGGTGACCCCATGACCCCCGTGGGCCCAAAAGCTGTTTGCCAGTGCCTGTGCCTCGAGAGCCGGGGTTCCCCCCAAAAACAGCCtcagggtggagttcaggggGTAAAAAAGGGACACAGCTTTGGCCAAAACTCCAGGCTTTGTTTCAaaccatgctgctgctgcttcattttgcCCCAAGCTCAGGTCCCGGGGAGGCCGAGCCCCGGCCCTGCTCCAGcgctgcctgtgctgggggctTGGGCAGGGGGTGAAGGTCGTGCCCTGTTTGTGCCTCGATTTCCCCATCCCAGCGCCCACGCGGCTCCGTTCAGGTGTTGGATCGAGCTCTTGGAGCCACCCCCCAAATCAAGGCCACGGAGAGCTGCAGCCAAGGCCTTCTCGAGACTCGTGCCACCGCTCTGGAACTCGGGAACAGGAGGTGCCGGCGCAGCAGGGCAGCGTCTCCCTGCGATCCGGAGCCGAGGGACGCTcggggtgtccctgggctgcCCCGGCCTCGGCGCTGTGTGTGCTCGGGCAGAGGGGCCAAGGCCGCTGGCCGGGGCCGCAGCACCTgcttcccttcccgcgcctcCTCCCGCGGCCCCGTTAAAGCTCCCGCGGGGCAGCGCCTCGGCCCCACCGCGGACACCGCGCTCCAGGATGATGCTGCAGCTCGTGCTCCTCGCCGCGCTCGCCCTGTGCGGTGAGTCCCGCCCGGAGCCTTCGGCCTCGGCGCCTCCTCAAACAGGCCCCGAGCCACCCCCAACCCCCCGCTGGGGACtcactgtccctctgtccctctgtccctctgtccccagggcgCTGCTCCGAGCTGGACGCCGAGAACATGCAGCGGGTGGTCGGAGGGACCGAGGCGCGCTCGCACGCCTGGCCCTACCAGGTGGGTCCTGCCGCCGTCCCAcggccgctgccggggctcccCTGGCTCCGGGAGCCTGCGCTGAGCCCCGCGCCGTGTCTCGCCCCCTCCCCAGATCTCCCTCCAGTATTACTCCGGGGGCGGCTGGCACCACACCTGCGGGGGCTCCCTCATCCAGAGGAACTGGGTGATGACCGCCGCCCACTGCGTGAACAAGTGAGCAGGGCGGGGACCCCTCCTTCCTCTCGGCGAAGCTCCTTTCCCCCAGATGCCTTCCCAAGGAGAAATTCTGCCTGCCCCAAGCCCCAGAGCAGCCGTCCTTGGGGGGCTTTTGGGGCTCCTCTGGCAGGGGCTCCATGGGGCTTCTGTGGGAGCATCGTCTCCCTGCTCTGACCCTCCCGGCTCCACGCTCCGAATGCCCGCGATTCGGGGCTGATGGAGCTTTTCGCACCTTGCCGGCAGTAACATGAACTACCGCATTGTGGCCGGCGAGCACAACCTCAACAGGAACGAGGGCAGCGAGCAGATCTTCAGCGTCAGCAAGATCATCGTGCACCCCTACTGGAACCCCAACAACGTGGCCGGAGGGTAACGGCGGcgggagggagagctggggggagcCCggccgggatttgggggagggCTCCTTGTAACATCCTCGCCCTCCCCGCGGCAGCTACGACATCGCCCTGTTCCGCCTGAGCGGCTACGCCACCCTGAACAACGCCGTGCAGCTGGCCGTGCTGCCCCGGGAGGGCACCATCCTGCCCGACGGCTACCCCTGCTACATCACGGGCTGGGGCCTGACCCGCAGTGAGTGACGGGCTCCCCCCGCCCCAAAGTGCCCCGAGGCCGGGCTCCGCCGGCAGCCGCGGGAGGAGCTCTCGGAGCCCTTGGAGGCTTCGCTCGGGGCTCTCTGCGGGTGCCCagcgccgggccggggccgtgCCGAGCTTTGGGGGGACGGGCGGACGGGCGGACGGGCGGACGGGGCCAGAGGGGCTcggcgcggggccgggctctgctTTGACCGGCGCCGGGTCCGTGCAGGCAACGGGCAGCTGTCCAGCGTCCTGCTCCAGGCCTACCTGCCCGTCGTGGACTACCAGACCTGCTCCAGCCCGTCCTACTGGGGCTCCACCGTCAAGAACACCATGGTGTGCGCCGGCGGGGACGGCGTGCGCTCCGGCTGCCAGGTCCGGCCGCGGCccccgcgctgcccccgccACCCCCGGcgccccccgcagccccggctcaCGCCGCTCCTCGCTCCGCAGGGCGATTCCGGCGGTCCCCTGCACTGCGCCGTCAACGGGCAGTACCAGGTGCACGGCGTCACCAGCTTCGtgtccagccagggctgcaacGTCCTCCGCAAACCCACCGTGTTCACCCGCGTCTCCGCCTACATCTCCTGGATCAACAGCGTAaggcggccgggccgggccgggccgggccggggctcggccCCAGCGCTCTCGGGGCACCGCTGCActggccccggccccggcccttCAGCCCGGCCCTTTCTCCCTTCCAGGTGATCGCGCAGAACTGAGCGGAGCGGGACAAGCGCTCGCTGCCCCTCGCCCATGGACATCCCCTGACTCCCCCCGGCCGCGCTCCGGGCTTCTCGCACCCGGGCCGGCCCCAATAAAATCTCTCCTCCCGTCTCCGTGCCTCCGTGCTGCCTTGTCCCGCGCCCGCCGATCCTTCCTCCTCCGGCCCGAcatcctcctcccctcccagctcccgcACCGGCCCTTCCCCGTGTCCTCCTCACTCCTCCTCACTCCTCGCGGAAGAGCCCTGGCGAGCAGGAGCCGGCTCCGAGCTGGCGGGGCAGCCCGAACATCTGTGGGATGCTGGAAAAGGGGCAACGCTGCAAATCCCCTTCTTGGGCAGCAAGGCACATCCTTGGCAATACAGGGGAGGGGCGGTGGGGAAGCACAGAGAGGATTTGGGGCGATCCCATCAGGACTTTCCCTGCCATTTGCTCCATTTCTCTTCCCAAACTGACCTCCTTGGCTGTGAGACATGTGGGACTCGGGGACTGCCACCTCCTTGTCCCTCAGCTGCATCCTGGGCCTGTGCCACAGCCTCCCAGCCTAGGGACAAACCACCAGCACCAACGTGCCCCAAACACCCAGGTTTACACCCAAAATAGACACTGCTGGATGGATCCAGTGCCCGCTGGGGCTTTCTCTCCCCCCTCGGTCGTGTCCTGCTGAACAAAACACCCGAGCACAGCAAGGTGGCTCTCCCAGCCCCGCGGTGGCAACGGGAGCGGGGGCTGTGCCAGACACTGCTCAAGGCCCTCgagggctgtgtccagttctgccCCTCCCAAGAAGGAAAACACGGAGGGGCTGGAccgtgtccagagaagggaacagagctggagcagctgagggagctggggaggctcagcctggagagaaggaggctcgggggggaccttctggctctgcacaactccctgacaggaggggacagccgcGGGGGTGGGGAGAGGTGCGGGGGGAGGTcgtgctctgctcccagggaacagggacaggaggagagggaagagtctcaggctgtgccaggggagggtcAGGTAAGGAGGGATTTTCCCATGggaagggtggtcaggcatggaaggggctgcccagggacatGGTGGAGTCCCTTTCCATGaaggtgtccaaggaaggactggatgtggcactcagtgctctgggctggtgacaaggCGGGGATTGTGCACAGCTCGGACTCGATGgtctgggagggcttttcccaCCACAGGAGTCCTGGGATTCTGTGCTTGGTGTGTCAAGGAGTGCAGCTGGTGCAGTAGCTCAGTTTGTGGCAGAGATGAAGGTTGAGTTCAGGGGGGTACAAGAGGCCATGAACTGATCACCCTTTGCTGACCCTTTGGAGAGCAGCGGCACAGCCAcatgggggacactgggagagaTGGCAGGAGCCAAAGATTTGGGTGGAAGAATGAAACTTGCACTCTTGGACTGTGAGGGGATCAACCTGAGGGGTTCCCTTGTTGGGGCTCCTCCTCAAAGGCGGCAGCTTGGGCTGTACCTGTCACTGCATTGGGAATTGATGGCTCTGTGGAACAGAACATCTGGGACTGCTGTGGGAAACCAGGGCTGGAACCGCTGAGGAAACAGGGTCTGATTGTAGGAGGGGTGTGTGGGGAGTCCAGGGGGGCTCGTTGGATCACTGGAGCCTCTACTGTGAGGGGCTCTACTCTAAGGGGCTCCGGTCCCTGCTGCAAAAGTCTCTTGAGATGGGAGTGTGATGGCCAGAGAACCTTGGGAATGGTCAGACTGGGAAGATTCCTTAACGAGGGCACCAGGCCTGGCATTGTGGCTggtcaagggaggggattgtgacgatctcctgatgtccaacctgaccctgccctggcacagcctgagactcttccctctcctcctgtccctgttccctgggagcagagcacgACCTCCCCCCgcacccctccccacccccgcggctgtcccctcctgtcagggagttgtgcagagccagaaggtcccccccgagcctccttctctccaggctgagcctccccagctccctcagctgctccagctctgttcccttctctggacacggTCCAGCCCCTCCGTGTTTTCCTTCTTGGGAGGggcagaactggacacagccctcGAGGGCCTTGAGCAGTGTCTGGCACAGCCCCCGCTCCCGTTGCCACCGCGGGGCTGGGAGAGCCACCTTGCTGTGCTCGGGTGTTTTGTTCAGCAGGACACGACCGAGGGGGGAGAGAAAGCCCCAGCGGGCACTGGATCCATCCAGCAGTGTCTATTTTGGGTGTAAACCTGGGTGTTTGGGGCACGTTGGTGCTGGTGGTTTGTCCCTAGGCTGGGAGGCTGTGGCACAGGCCCAGGATGCAGCTGAGGGACAAGGAGGTGGCAGTCCCCGAGTCCCACATGTCTCACAGCCAAGGAGGTCAGTTTGGGAAGAGAAATGGAGCAAATGGCAGGGAAAGTCCTGATGGGATCGCCCCAAATCCTCTCTGTGCTTCCCCACCGCCCCTCCCCTGTATTGCCAAGGATGTGCCTTGCTGCCCAAGAAGGGGATTTGCAGCGTTGCCCCTTTTCCAGCATCCCACAGATGTTCGGGCTGCCCCTCCAGCTCGGAGCCGGCTCCTGCTCGCCAGGGCTCTTCCGCGAGGAGTGAGGAGGAGTGAGGAGGACACGGGGAAGGGCCGGTgcgggagctgggaggggaggaggatgTCGGGCCGGAGGAGGAAGGATCGGCGGGCGCGGGACAAGGCAGCACGGAGGCACGGAGACGGGAGGAGAGATTTTATTGGGGCCGGCCCGGGTGCGAGAAGCCCGGAGCGCGGCCGGGGGGAGTCAGGGGATGTCCATGGGCGAGGGGCAGCGAGCGCTTGTCCCGCTCCGCTCAGTTCTGCGCGATCACCTGGAAGGGAGAAAGGGCCGGGCTGaagggccggggccggggccagTGCAGCGGTGCCCCGAGAGCGCTGGggccgagccccggcccggcccggcccggcccggccgcctTACGCTGTTGATCCAGGAGATGTAGGCGGAGACGCGGGTGAACACGGTGGGTTTGCGGAGGACgttgcagccctggctggacaCGAAGCTGGTGACGCCGTGCACCTGGTACTGCCCGTTGACGGCGCAGTGCAGGGGACCGCCGGAATCGCCCTGCGGAGCGAGGAGCGGCGtgagccggggctgcggggggcgCCGGGGGTggcgggggcagcgcggggGCCGCGGCCGGACCTGGCAGCCGGAGCGCACGCCGTCCCCGCCGGCGCACACCATGGTGTTCTTGACGGTGGAGCCCCAGTAGGACGGGCTGGAGCAGGTCTGGTAGTCCACGACGGGCAGGTAGGCCTGGAGCAGGACGCTGGACAGCTGCCCGTTGCCTGCACGGACCCGGCGCCGGTCAAagcagagcccggccccgcgccgAGTCCCTCTGGCCCCGTCCGCCCGTCCGCCCGTCCGTCCGTCCGCCCGTCCGCCCGTCCCCCCAAAGCTCGGcacggccccggcccggcgctGGGCACCCGCAGAGAGCCCCGAGCGAAGCCTCCAAGGGCTCCGAGAGCTCCTCCCGCGGCTGCCGGCGGAGCCCGGCCTCGGGGCACTTTGGGGCGGGGGGAGCCCGTCACTCACTGCGGGTCAGGCCCCAGCCCGTGATGTAGCAGGGGTAGCCGTCGGGCAGGATGGTGCCCTCCCGGGGCAGCACGGCCAGCTGCACGGCGTTGTTCAGGGTGGCGTAGCCGCTCAGGCGGAACAGGGCGATGTCGTAGCTGCCGCGGGGAGGGCGAGGATGTTACAAGGAGccctcccccaaatcccggccGGgctccccccagctctccctcccgCCGCCGTTACCCTCCGGCCACGTTGTTGGGGTTCCAGTAGGGGTGCACGATGATCTTGCTGACGCTGAAGATCTGCTCGCTGCCCTCGTTCCTGTTGAGGTTGTGCTCGCCGGCCACAATGCGGTAGTTCATGTTACTGCCGGCAAGGTGCGAAAAGCTCCATCAGCCCCGAATCGCGGGCATTCGGAGCGTGGAGCCGGGAGGGTCAGAGCAGGGAGACGATGCTCCCACAGAAGCCCCATGGAGCCCCTGCCAGAGGAGCCCCAAAAGCCCCCCAAGGACGGCTGCTCTGGGGCTTGGGGCAGGCAGAATTTCTCCTTGGGAAGGCATCTGGGGGAAAGGAGCTTCGCCGAGAGGAAGGAGGGGTCCCCGCCCTGCTCACTTGTTCACGCAGTGGGCGGCGGTCATCACCCAGTTCCTCTGGATGAGGGAGCCCCCGCAGGTGTGGTGCCAGCCGCCCCCGGAGTAATACTGGAGGGAGATCTGGGGAGGGGGCGAGACACGGCGCGGGGCTCAGCGCAGGCTCCCGGAGCCAGgggagccccggcagcggccgTGGGACGGCGGCAGGACCCACCTGGTAGGGCCAGGCGTGCGAGCGCGCCTCGGTCCCTCCGACCACCCGCTGCATGTTCTCGGCGTCCAGCTCGGAGCAGcgccctggggacagagggacagagggacagagggacagtgaGTCCCCAGCGGGGGGTTGGGGGTGGCTCGGGGCCTGTTTGAGGAGGCGCCGAGGCCGAAGGCTCCGGGCGGGACTCACCGCACAGGGCGAGCGCGGCGAGGAGCACGAGCTGCAGCATCATCCTGGAGCGCGGTGTCCGCGGTGGGACCGAGGCGCTGCCCCGCGGGAGCTTTAACGGGGCCGCGGGAGgaggcgcgggaagggaagcAGGTGCTGCGGCCCCGGCCAGCGGCCTTGGCCCCTCTGCCCGAGCACACACAGCGCCGAGGCCGGGgcagcccagggacaccccgAGCGTCCCTCGGCTCCGGATCGCAGGGAGACGCTGCCCTGCTGCGCCGGCACCTCCTGTTCCCGAGTTCCAGAGCGGTGGCACGAGTCTCGAGAAGGCCTTGGCTGCAGCTCTCCGTGGCCTTGATTTGGGGGTGGCTCCAAGAGCTCGATCCAGCACCTGAACGGAGCCGCGTGGGCGCTGGGATGGGGAAATCGAGGCACAAACAGGGCACGACCTTCACCCCCTGCCCAagcccccagcacaggcagcgCTGGAGCAGGGCCGGGGCTCGGCCTCCCCGGGACCTGAGCTTGGGgcaaaatgaagcagcagcagcatggttTGAAACAAAGCCTGGAGTTCTGGCCAAAGCTCTGTCCCTTTTTTACcccctgaactccaccctgaGGCTGTTTTTGGGGGGAACCCCGGCTCTCGAGGCACAGGCACTGGCAAACAGCTTTTGGGCCCACGGGGGTCATGGGGTCACCCAGGGCAACAAAATTGAAGGCAATAAAAAGCACCTGCTGCAGTTCTGCCCTTATCTCCAAGGAAAACATGAGACTTGACAGGAACACAATCTCCAAATAACGCCATGCTCGTTCTGTCAGCACCAAGGGCACGGGGTGAGGGACAGCAGCAACGGCTCCGCCCTACACGGGGACACCTCAATCCAAAACTGATCCCCCAGTTGTGGCACTAAGAGCTGTCAACTTATTTCAGGGCTACAACAGTGGGATTTGCAGATTaatgagatttttgggattgTCCTGTGCAGTGCCAAGAGCTGGACACACTACTTGTATCCTATCCAACTTTCCAGAATTCTGATGTTCAGATATTCCAGAATTCTTTTTTCcagtgggtcccttccaactcaggataccCATGATATTCCATGAGTTTGGACATCAGAGAGCACTTGGACAACACTCCTGGATTTTGGGACTCTTTGCAGTTGTCCTTTGCAGAACCGGTGATTTTTATCATCCTTGCGAGTCCCTTCCACCTCCAGTTACTCTGTGATCCGAGAGGTCAGGGGCCTTTTTGACAAGTCTTGAACATTGGGATATTGTCATCAGTGGACGTTTGGGATTGTCCTGTGCAGGCCCAGGAGCTGCcttgatgatccctgtgggtccctcccagcGCTGGATCCCCCATgttcccccagccctgtggcccgGCCCTGTTCCGGGTGCCGGGGAGGttctgggggttctgggggatCCGGGGTGCGCAGCGGATGCTGCCTGGCCTCGCCTCCAACTTCCTCCATCAAAACCCTCCAACGGCAGCtccgcgggcggggccggggccatGGCCGAGGGCAGGAGCGGCAGCGCCGGGCTCTTCGCCAGGCAGGTCCAGAAGCGCTTCAGCCGCGCCCAGGAGAAGGTACGGAGGTGCCACCcgctcccaaatcccagctttgATTGGATTTGTCCTTCTTTCCACCACAGTGCTCCCGGGGTGGCCCAAACGGCACAGCTCAGCACCTTTGGGTGCTCAtggggtgggaatttgggggtttctgTGTTGGTGTCATTGTTGCTCCAAGGCCTTTGAGGATGGCATCCTCAAAGCTCCTAAGATACTTTGGCTTCTCCAATGGTGGGGGTTTTTCCACCCAAAACACCTCGCAGAGGTTATGGGGGGCTGAAGGGGTGGTGGCACAgggtccctgggctggctggCACTGAGGGTCCCCAGCAGGACCCAGCGAGGCCAGTGGTCCCAGGAATGTTGGTGAGGTCGGCACCGGCCCCACAGGAAGCGAGGGGGAAGGGCTGCGGAAGCAGCACGAGCAGGGCAATTCGCAGCTgctttggggcattttgggggggctctttcctttcctctccccaaAAAAGCAGCCGTGACTCCTCTTTTGGGGGGTAACACAAAGACCCCCTTCAAACCCTCACACTCCAGGGTTTCCTGGCCAGTGCTTGGTGCTAATTTTGGTCTTCCCACGGCTCAATCATCCAGGCCAGgctccagctgcttcctgcaCACAGCAAATCTCCCTCCCAGCCAGGCCCAGCCTCTTCCTGGATATCCCAAATCTCCCTCTgacccagccccagcctcttCCTGGACACTCTAAAGCTCCctgttcccagccctggcctctTCCTGTGGGGGGCCAAGCTCTTTGTGGAGACCCCAAAAGTCCCTCCTGCCTGGCCCCAGCCTCTTCCTGGACACCCTGAATTTCCCCCCATCTGGCTTCAGTCATTTTCCAGAGGGTCACCCTCTttctgggcaccccaaaactcctTCTTGCCTGGCCCCAGCCTCTTCCCAGGGGAGCTCAATCTCTTCCTGGACTGCCTCAGTCCGAACCCAGCCCAGGAGGCTCAGCCTGGAcatcccaaatctccccaacCTGGCCCAGcctctctctgctctccttcAGCCTCAGaccttcctcatcctcttcctgGTGTTCCCTGTGCACAGTCAGGGCtcggggtgttttggggtgcacAGAACTGCACCCACAGTGTTTAGGGTGGGAGGTGGGCTAGCACCCAAAAATTCATCATTCtcctgaaaataataaaagcactgGGGGATGCAGTGAAATTTTGTATTTCCACATAAATCCTGCCCTGCTGGATCCTCGGCAGCCcctcaggggggttttgggggggccCCGGTGACCTCGGGGTGACCTCGGGGTGTGGGAGGggctcttcccctctctctctcc includes:
- the CELA1 gene encoding chymotrypsin-like elastase family member 1, which translates into the protein MMLQLVLLAALALCGRCSELDAENMQRVVGGTEARSHAWPYQISLQYYSGGGWHHTCGGSLIQRNWVMTAAHCVNNNMNYRIVAGEHNLNRNEGSEQIFSVSKIIVHPYWNPNNVAGGYDIALFRLSGYATLNNAVQLAVLPREGTILPDGYPCYITGWGLTRSNGQLSSVLLQAYLPVVDYQTCSSPSYWGSTVKNTMVCAGGDGVRSGCQGDSGGPLHCAVNGQYQVHGVTSFVSSQGCNVLRKPTVFTRVSAYISWINSVIAQN